One Micromonospora sp. WMMD1120 genomic region harbors:
- a CDS encoding shikimate dehydrogenase encodes MTPRRRAAVVGKPIAHSLSPVIHTAGYAAAGLTGWSYTRIECAAAELPDLVAGLGPEWAGLSVTMPGKEAALAVAAQVSPVAAAVGAANTLVRRPDGSWYADNTDVAGMVRVLTDAGVAPAGAVAVLGAGGTARAALAAAAQLGCPSVTVVARRREAVDDLRPVVDALGVTLTPADWADAPRPLAAADVVISTVPRGVADPLAEAVAWRPGAVFFDALYDPWPTPLAASAVAAGLRVVSGLDLLLAQAVGQFEQFTGVAAPTAAMAAALTAARAD; translated from the coding sequence ATGACGCCTCGACGGCGGGCCGCGGTGGTGGGCAAGCCGATCGCGCACTCGCTCTCCCCGGTGATCCACACCGCCGGCTACGCCGCCGCCGGGCTGACCGGCTGGTCGTACACCCGGATCGAGTGCGCGGCGGCGGAGCTGCCGGATCTGGTCGCCGGCCTGGGGCCGGAGTGGGCCGGGTTGTCGGTGACCATGCCGGGCAAGGAGGCGGCGCTCGCGGTGGCCGCGCAGGTCTCGCCGGTCGCCGCCGCCGTCGGCGCGGCCAACACGTTGGTACGCCGTCCGGACGGGTCCTGGTACGCGGACAACACCGACGTCGCCGGCATGGTGCGGGTGCTGACCGACGCCGGGGTGGCCCCCGCGGGGGCGGTGGCGGTGCTCGGGGCCGGTGGGACGGCCCGCGCCGCGCTCGCCGCCGCCGCGCAGCTCGGCTGCCCCTCCGTGACGGTGGTCGCCCGTCGCCGCGAGGCGGTCGACGACCTGCGGCCGGTGGTGGACGCGCTGGGTGTCACGCTGACCCCCGCCGACTGGGCCGACGCGCCCCGACCGCTCGCCGCCGCCGACGTGGTGATCTCCACGGTGCCCAGGGGCGTGGCCGACCCGTTGGCCGAGGCGGTGGCCTGGCGGCCGGGCGCGGTGTTCTTCGACGCCCTCTACGACCCGTGGCCGACCCCGCTGGCGGCCTCCGCCGTCGCGGCCGGCCTCCGGGTGGTGTCCGGTTTGGACCTTCTGCTGGCCCAGGCGGTCGGGCAGTTCGAGCAGTTCACCGGCGTGGCCGCGCCGACCGCGGCGATGGCCGCCGCGTTGACCGCCGCCCGCGCCGACTGA
- a CDS encoding DapH/DapD/GlmU-related protein, translating into MRLVFAVKRRWYRLRYRRLTLGRDVEIRGRIRLRRGVRVTIGDRTRLNKLVRFAGPGEVHVGADCLLNATWIGTWTSVTVGDRCLLSDCELLDNDFHNLPPEQRHEPPGPLTRAPIVLEENVWVGAHALVLKGVRVGRDSVVGAATVVRTDVPPGVVVVGNPQQTVKKFHD; encoded by the coding sequence GTGCGTCTGGTCTTCGCGGTCAAACGCCGCTGGTACCGCCTGCGCTACCGGCGGCTGACGCTCGGCCGGGACGTGGAGATCCGTGGTCGGATCCGATTGCGCCGTGGCGTACGGGTGACCATCGGTGACCGGACCCGGCTCAACAAGCTCGTCCGCTTCGCGGGCCCCGGCGAGGTTCACGTCGGAGCCGACTGCCTGCTCAACGCCACCTGGATCGGCACCTGGACGTCGGTCACGGTGGGGGACCGGTGCCTGCTGTCGGACTGCGAGCTGCTCGACAACGACTTCCACAACCTGCCCCCGGAGCAACGGCACGAACCGCCCGGCCCGCTCACCCGTGCTCCGATCGTCCTCGAGGAGAACGTCTGGGTCGGCGCGCACGCCCTTGTCCTCAAGGGCGTCCGGGTCGGTCGGGACAGCGTCGTGGGCGCGGCGACGGTGGTCCGCACGGACGTGCCACCCGGTGTGGTGGTCGTCGGTAATCCTCAACAGACGGTGAAGAAGTTCCATGACTGA
- a CDS encoding glycosyl hydrolase, whose translation MTRHGLHRITRFRSGPRRKAIAIGVIGGSVVAGIVATMMPLLADDDLSIRAAADTTATAVPQDGDNAAKTTLATCATRCDGNPRGARTAVIEFAVTTVPANAVNIRATLRMHAWQQFAATVTAHASPLSAREARPPLVSPGVVLDSIDQVAKGVNEWDVSKLVTGNGTWTVSLAQSGLESRIYWASVENRNPDLRPSLTISYDLGSRPSPVTPTRPAPPPTPSTSPTTSPTPSPTVAPTRTASPSASATPPAGCGSVSDKLVPSCGAWWGMYSPAGASGGWDHGKAVADVEAQVGRKFDIVHRYHDFSNAGSNGAFPDAYEVQQMREGRLMFFAWESRDFSAGTTLKWSDVYSGRLDSTIDAVAGRIRATDTPVFMGFDHEPEDEPSKGSDADFVRAWRHVHDRFVRAGATNAVWVWTMMGWSGHYSRYAGLYPGDKYVDWVGYDPYNFHVCNGSTVWKSPSTTIGGFYKWLDDNGVGAGKPRMLAEFGTNFDAKDPSAKQRWFQDFPAALKAHPKIKAAIYFNSPGMTTRTSTCDMTMNHDAAAVAGFAQAGRDPYLRQPTGGSR comes from the coding sequence TTGACCAGGCACGGACTGCACCGCATAACCCGGTTCCGCTCCGGACCCCGGCGCAAGGCGATCGCCATCGGCGTGATCGGTGGGTCGGTGGTGGCCGGCATCGTGGCGACCATGATGCCGCTGCTGGCCGACGACGACCTCTCGATCCGCGCGGCGGCGGACACCACCGCGACAGCGGTGCCGCAGGACGGCGACAACGCGGCCAAGACGACGCTCGCCACCTGCGCGACGCGCTGCGACGGCAACCCGCGTGGCGCCCGCACGGCGGTCATCGAGTTCGCGGTGACCACGGTGCCGGCCAACGCGGTGAACATCCGGGCGACGCTGCGGATGCACGCCTGGCAGCAGTTCGCCGCCACGGTGACCGCGCACGCCTCGCCGCTGAGCGCCCGGGAGGCGCGACCTCCGCTGGTGTCGCCCGGCGTCGTGCTGGACAGCATCGACCAGGTCGCCAAGGGCGTCAACGAGTGGGACGTCTCCAAGCTGGTCACCGGCAACGGCACCTGGACGGTCTCGCTGGCCCAGAGCGGTCTGGAGAGCCGGATCTACTGGGCGTCGGTGGAGAACCGCAACCCGGACCTGCGTCCCAGCCTGACGATCAGCTACGACCTCGGTTCCCGGCCGTCGCCGGTGACGCCCACCCGGCCGGCGCCGCCGCCGACGCCGAGCACGTCACCGACCACGTCGCCCACGCCGTCGCCGACCGTCGCGCCGACGCGGACGGCGTCCCCGAGCGCCAGCGCCACGCCGCCGGCCGGATGCGGTTCGGTCTCGGACAAGCTGGTGCCGTCCTGCGGCGCCTGGTGGGGCATGTACTCACCGGCCGGGGCGTCCGGCGGTTGGGACCACGGCAAGGCGGTCGCCGACGTGGAGGCGCAGGTCGGGCGGAAGTTCGACATCGTGCACCGCTACCACGACTTCTCCAACGCCGGCAGCAACGGCGCCTTCCCGGACGCGTACGAGGTGCAGCAGATGCGCGAGGGCCGGCTGATGTTCTTCGCCTGGGAGTCCCGCGACTTCTCCGCCGGCACCACCCTGAAGTGGTCGGACGTCTACAGCGGTCGGCTGGACAGCACCATCGACGCGGTCGCGGGCCGGATCCGGGCCACCGACACGCCGGTCTTCATGGGCTTCGACCACGAGCCCGAGGACGAGCCGAGCAAGGGCAGTGACGCCGACTTCGTGCGCGCCTGGCGCCACGTGCACGACCGGTTCGTCAGGGCCGGCGCCACCAACGCCGTCTGGGTCTGGACGATGATGGGCTGGTCCGGGCACTACTCGCGGTACGCCGGTCTGTACCCGGGCGACAAGTACGTCGACTGGGTGGGCTACGACCCGTACAACTTCCACGTCTGCAACGGCAGCACCGTGTGGAAGAGCCCGAGCACCACGATCGGTGGCTTCTACAAGTGGCTGGACGACAACGGCGTCGGCGCCGGCAAGCCGCGGATGCTCGCCGAGTTCGGCACCAACTTCGACGCCAAGGACCCGAGCGCCAAGCAGCGCTGGTTCCAGGACTTCCCGGCGGCGCTGAAGGCGCACCCGAAGATCAAGGCCGCGATCTACTTCAACTCGCCCGGCATGACCACCCGCACCTCGACCTGCGACATGACGATGAACCACGACGCCGCGGCGGTGGCCGGGTTCGCGCAGGCCGGTCGGGACCCCTACCTGCGGCAACCCACCGGGGGTAGCCGCTGA